The genomic window GTGTAATAGATGGTTACACTTGCATCCGTCGAAGAAAAGTCCAATTGCATTAGGTTTCCACCCATCGGAGTAATAGACTCTGCCTTAAAGTAGAGGCCTCTAAAATACTCGTAAAAATTACTGGAGCTACTCAGGACTTCATCCTCTTCTTTTGAAAAGATCAAGTCGTCCCAAAATGCTGCAATAGGATTTGAGTTTTGACCAGTGGGACTGAATAAGTGCACTCTTAAGCTTGGTTGTAACGTAGATGCGACTTCAAAAACGTCAGTTTCCTCATTATCTTCCCACAAATCTATAGAATCTGCACTTGGAAAATAGCTGTTATCTTGATAAATTAATTGCCCTTCAAGATCGGTGGTTCCCATTAGTTCACCTTGAGCCAAAGTTCCGTTGGAATAATAATTTTGAGGCGCATCTAAGTCTGCGTTCGGATCAAACGTTCTTAGGTAATAATTGTTTTTAAAAATTGATAGTTTAATGGGATCGCTTCCATATAAATAATCAAGTGTATAAGTCATTGTCTCAGTATCTATAGTGCTTTTGTAAGGAACGGTTAAGACCACAGAGTCTAAAATAGTATCGTCTCCAAAATCAGGCGCAAAGGTTTTAGGTGTTAGTTGCCCTACAAAATCAACTTTTGAATCTCCAAATACAGGATCGTAATAGTAGCCCAAAAGGTTTTCAGAGAGGCCATTGGACTGAAATGGCTTCATTTTTTTATTGTAAGTTTTTACAGGATATGTACCGTTTTTAATTTCAAAATCGGGCGTTCCCACAATTCCGGTTCCAATTTCAGAAAACTCATTGTCACAAGCCTGAATCATAAAAATCAGAGATAAACAACAAACGGATTTAAACAATACGGAGTTTAGGTTTTTCATATTAAGGGACTAGTTTTAAGATTTGTGTATTGTAAAATTCAGTGTAAGCCTCTGCAAAAGCTTCAGGGTATTGGTAGTCCAAAACAGGTTTTTCACAATCAGCAAGGTAATCGTCTAATTCTTTTGGGAGGTCTTGAGACCCTCTTATCAATCCATCTGAAAAATCAACTGCGACTTTCATTAAGTTAGTATAGGAAGGTGTTTTTAACTTGTTGATGTGTGTATCCTCAATTTCATCAAACTTAATTTTGTCAACCATGCCCATATTAAGCGTCTTGTCAAAACTCTGGTTATATATAGAGGTTACAATTTTACTTTCTTTGAAAAGCGGTTCGTCTTTATAGTATTGCTTCAAATATAATGGCAATAAAGAGGCCAGCCACCCATGCACATGAATAATGTCGGGAGCCCAATTTAATTTCTTTACAGTTTCTATAACCCCTTTAGCAAAAAATATAGCACGTTCATCATTGTCATCAAATAATTCACCGTTTTCATCGGTAAACGTTGCTTTACGTCTAAAATACTCTTCGTTATCAATAAAATATACTTGAATGCGTTCCTTTGGAATCGAAGCTACTTTTATGATTAAAGGCATGTCTAAATCATTAATCACTAAGTTGATTCCCGACAAGCGAATCACCTCATGTAACTGATGCCTTCTCTCGTTGATATTCCCATAACGCGGCATGAATATTCGTATCTGCCCCCCTTGTTTATTCACCATTCTAGGCGCTTCAAACGACATGGAGGAAATCTCCGTTTCAGGTAAATAGGGTACAACCTCGGACGAAACGTATAATATTCTCTTATCTTTCATAAGTTTTATGGTTTTAGCGTTTATCAACAAAAAACACGCAAAAATACAAAATTTTATGCAGATTAACAGTAATACCTTAAGTTTGCACGTTGTTAAATATTTACTAAATGCGAGTTTACACATCTAAAGCCGAGTTGCGCACCTTCATTAGCAAGGAAAAAAACACTGCTTTTTCATTGGGATTTGTGCCAACGATGGGCGCACTCCACGTGGGGCATCTGTCTTTAGTGAAAGCTGCTTTGGCTGAAAACACGCTGGTGGTTGTCAGTATTTTTGTAAACCCCACCCAGTTTGACAATCCAAATGATTTAAGCTCATATCCACGTACGTTGACCGAAGATGTTCAGTTATTAGAAACACTTTCTGAAACACAGATTTTAGTCTATGCCCCAACCGTTAGCGATGTCTATGGATCTGAAATGAACGCCGATCATTTTGATTTTGGAGGTCTGGAATTTGAAATGGAAGGTAAATTTAGAACTGGCCATTTTGATGGGGTTGGAACCATTGTAAAACATCTGTTTGAAATTGTAAAACCCAACTTTGCTTATTTTGGTGAAAAAGATTTTCAGCAATTACAAATTATCAAAAAGATGGTTGAGATTACCAAGCTCCCAGTCACAATCACTGGCTGTCCAATTGAGCGTGAGTCCAATGGACTCGCTATGAGTTCACGAAACAGCCGTTTGTCTGCCGAAGAAATAGAAAAATCAGGCTTAATTTATAAAACGCTCCAAACCGTTAAAGAAAAATTTCAATCCGAAAACCATACAGTTATTTCCGATTGGGTAAGCACTCAATTTAGCAACCACCCTTTATTTGAGTTGGAATATTTTCAGATTTCAGAGAGTGAAAACTTAGCGCCCATTCAACAAAAAAATCAAACTAAAATATACCGCGCATTTATTGCAGTTTTTGCAGGAGATGTCCGATTAATTGACAATATCGCTTTAAATTAATTACCTTTGACAACTATGCAAATACAAGTCGTAAAATCTAAAATTCATCGTGTAAAAGTAACAGGGGCAGACCTTGATTATATTGGCAGCATTACCATTGATGAAGACTTAATGGATGCCGCAAATATTATTCAAGGCGAAAAAATCCAAGTGGTTAACAATAACAACGGCGAACGCCTAGACACCTACGTGATTCCTGGCCCTCGAAACTCAGGTGAAATTACGCTTAATGGTGCTGCGGCACATAAAGTCTCTATAGGCGATGTCCTGATTTTAATCACCTATGCGTTTATGGATGTGGAAGCCGCTAAAATATTCAAGCCGTCTTTAGTGTTTCCGAATGAAGCCAATAACCTTTTAAACTAATTTCTTGAACGAGAAACTCAAATCAGCTCTTAAAATTAGCCTTCCGCTTTTGCTAGGAGGGGTGTTGGTTTGGTATTCATTGTCTAAAATTTCGATTCCTGTATTGTTAGGGTATTTTAAAAATGCC from Formosa sp. Hel1_33_131 includes these protein-coding regions:
- a CDS encoding DUF4270 domain-containing protein, giving the protein MKNLNSVLFKSVCCLSLIFMIQACDNEFSEIGTGIVGTPDFEIKNGTYPVKTYNKKMKPFQSNGLSENLLGYYYDPVFGDSKVDFVGQLTPKTFAPDFGDDTILDSVVLTVPYKSTIDTETMTYTLDYLYGSDPIKLSIFKNNYYLRTFDPNADLDAPQNYYSNGTLAQGELMGTTDLEGQLIYQDNSYFPSADSIDLWEDNEETDVFEVASTLQPSLRVHLFSPTGQNSNPIAAFWDDLIFSKEEDEVLSSSSNFYEYFRGLYFKAESITPMGGNLMQLDFSSTDASVTIYYTYEETVTVNGETSTITSQGEYEMNFTGNRVNIFDNTFNASVTNIIDDTTTDAEGDDYLYLKGGEGSMAIVELFADEAGNSEEDQLNEFREVDNNGLVSVKRLINEAYLEFYIDETQLNTDHPNRVYLYDLDNNIPMTDFFLDQTVNTASADSKFTHLVPLSTETSADGTEQKKYKIRLTEHLNNIIIDDSTNVKLGLVVSSNVGSASPRGFQTSIDVGIGLDITTIEGVPTGTVLSPKSVVLHGSNSPNVAKRVKLNIYYTEPRTEPSN
- a CDS encoding glycogen/starch synthase — translated: MKDKRILYVSSEVVPYLPETEISSMSFEAPRMVNKQGGQIRIFMPRYGNINERRHQLHEVIRLSGINLVINDLDMPLIIKVASIPKERIQVYFIDNEEYFRRKATFTDENGELFDDNDERAIFFAKGVIETVKKLNWAPDIIHVHGWLASLLPLYLKQYYKDEPLFKESKIVTSIYNQSFDKTLNMGMVDKIKFDEIEDTHINKLKTPSYTNLMKVAVDFSDGLIRGSQDLPKELDDYLADCEKPVLDYQYPEAFAEAYTEFYNTQILKLVP
- the panC gene encoding pantoate--beta-alanine ligase, which produces MRVYTSKAELRTFISKEKNTAFSLGFVPTMGALHVGHLSLVKAALAENTLVVVSIFVNPTQFDNPNDLSSYPRTLTEDVQLLETLSETQILVYAPTVSDVYGSEMNADHFDFGGLEFEMEGKFRTGHFDGVGTIVKHLFEIVKPNFAYFGEKDFQQLQIIKKMVEITKLPVTITGCPIERESNGLAMSSRNSRLSAEEIEKSGLIYKTLQTVKEKFQSENHTVISDWVSTQFSNHPLFELEYFQISESENLAPIQQKNQTKIYRAFIAVFAGDVRLIDNIALN
- the panD gene encoding aspartate 1-decarboxylase; this translates as MQIQVVKSKIHRVKVTGADLDYIGSITIDEDLMDAANIIQGEKIQVVNNNNGERLDTYVIPGPRNSGEITLNGAAAHKVSIGDVLILITYAFMDVEAAKIFKPSLVFPNEANNLLN